The Lycium ferocissimum isolate CSIRO_LF1 unplaced genomic scaffold, AGI_CSIRO_Lferr_CH_V1 ctg4232, whole genome shotgun sequence genome includes a window with the following:
- the LOC132044353 gene encoding uncharacterized protein LOC132044353 isoform X3, protein MSFDGAERPWKCGKGHGTVNLHKVSSIVRDIGEPCLHQSSIKMSKMLRPDRWQAIFDKDGKIHGFRKALKLIILGGVDPAIRPEVWEFLLGCYALGSSAEYRKQLRSARRERYRDLIKQCQAMHSSIGTGSLAYVVGSKVMDMRTSSKDDCRREADFKSSQASDVNTDNLYSYSDFDNNCIDTAHAHQRESSSDSGDLISARGSTDEAALDSFFSVPTLGPYDLRSTELGGEACQSESVNENCFDFPALPVTDLFGKSNKNKKGHRSYGKRILASRKLKYGDDKMHSFRINNNADLVEEANVSSSYGVSHSLNSEIERVHPTGPDSMSWSGKFQECETEIFSGLRISDAPDTPNMNARTPPRGGFSDERVSEWLWTLHQIVVDVVRTDSHLEFYEDRKNLARMSDILAVYAWIDPATGYCQGMSDLLSPFVVLFEDNADAFWCFEMLLRRMRENFQMEGPTGVMKQLQALWHIVELTDREMFSHLSSIGAESLHFAFRMLLVLFRRELSFNEVLCMWEMMWAADFDESIAFHLEENCPEILVIQIPKESEAESGEEIVENNNSDSKDDSPSKHGRGERTVSENNGMKLSLAHPFCGLTRNFWSKNNGMHSFNMVLSTRSTVDELPVFCVAAILVMNHQKIIKQTRSIDDLIKTPPHFYLGAI, encoded by the exons ATGTCGTTTGACGGAGCTGAAAGGCCATGGAAATGTGGAAAAGGCCATGGTACTGTCAATTTACACAAAGTCAGTTCCATTGTTCGTGACATTGGAGAACCTTGTCTTCATCAATCATCAATAAAG ATGAGCAAAATGCTTAGGCCTGACAGGTGGCAGGCTATCTTTGATAAGGATGGGAAGATACATGGTTTTAGGAAAGCGCTGAAATTGATCATATTGGGG GGTGTGGATCCAGCCATAAGGCCAGAAGTTTGGGAATTTCTGTTGGGCTGTTATGCTTTGGGCAGCTCCGCGGAGTACCGAAAGCAGCTGAGGTCGGCTAGAAG GGAACGTTACAGAGACCTCATAAAGCAGTGCCAAGCAATGCATTCCAGTATAGGAACTGGTTCCCTTGCCTATGTTGTTGGGTCCAAGGTCATGGACATGAGAACAAGTTCCAAAGATGACTGCCGAAGAGAAGCTGATTTCAAGAGCAGTCAAGCTTCTGATGTTAATACTGACAATTTATACAGTTACAGTGATTTTGATAATAATTGTATAGACACAGCACATGCACATCAAAGGGAAAGCTCTAGTGATTCTGGTGATCTTATAAGTGCAAGGGGAAGCACAGATGAGGCAGCAttggactcttttttttctgTGCCTACTTTGGGTCCATACGACCTCAGATCCACCGAACTTGGGGGTGAGGCATGTCAATCAGAATCTGTAAACGAGAATTGTTTTGATTTTCCTGCTTTACCTGTTACAGACTTATTTGGAAAGAGTAACAAAAATAAGAAAGGTCATAGGTCATATGGTAAGAGAATTCTAGCGAGCCGTAAATTGAAATATGGAGATGATAAGATGCACAGTTTCAGAATAAATAATAATGCAGATCTAGTCGAAGAAGCAAATGTTTCCTCATCATATGGCGTATCTCATTCCCTGAACTCTGAAATTGAGAGGGTTCATCCTACTGGGCCGGATTCAATGTCATGGTCTGGAAAATTCCAGGAATGTGAAACAGAGATTTTTAGCGGACTCAGAATATCTGACGCACCAGACACTCCAAATATGAATGCGAGAACACCTCCAAGAGGTGGTTTCAGTGATGAAAGAGTGTCGGAATGGCTCTGGACATTACATCAGATAG tTGTTGATGTAGTCAGAACAGATAGCCATCTTGAATTCTATGAGGATAGAAAAAATTTGGCTAGAATGTCAGATATCCTGGCTGTTTATGCGTGGATTGATCCGGCAACGGGATATTGCCAAG GAATGAGTGATCTCTTGTCTCCTTTTGTTGTCCTGTTTGAGGATAATGCTGATGCGTTCTGGTGCTTTGAGATGCTTCTACGGAGAATG CGTGAGAACTTTCAGATGGAAGGGCCAACTGGTGTCATGAAGCAGTTGCAAGCTCTATGGCATATTGTGGAACTTACAGATAGAGAAATGTTTTCTCATTTGTCAAGCATAGGTGCTGAAAGCCTTCATTTCGCCTTCCGGATGCTGTTGGTGCTCTTCCGCCGAGAATTATCTTTTAACGAGGTTCTTTGTATGTGGGAG ATGATGTGGGCTGCagattttgatgaatcaatTGCTTTTCATCTAGAGGAAAACTGCCCTGAAATATTGGTCATTCAGATTCCAAAGGAGTCTGAGGCAGAATCAGGAGAAGAAATTGTTGAGAATAACAATAGCGATTCAAAGGATGACTCGCCCTCTAAACATGGACGTGGAGAGCGTACCGTCTCAGAAAACAACGGGATGAAGCTTTCCTTAGCTCATCCATTTTGTGGCCTGACTAGGAATTTCTGGTCCAAAAATAATGGCATGCACAGTTTTAATATGGTCTTATCAACAAGGAGTACTGTTGATGAATTACCAGTTTTTTGTGTAGCAGCTATTCTTGTCATGAACCACCAGAAGATCATTAAACAAACTCGCTCAATTGATGATCTGATAAAG ACACCACCTCATTTTTACCTTGGTGCTATCTGA
- the LOC132044353 gene encoding GTPase-activating protein GYP1-like isoform X4, with protein sequence MHSSIGTGSLAYVVGSKVMDMRTSSKDDCRREADFKSSQASDVNTDNLYSYSDFDNNCIDTAHAHQRESSSDSGDLISARGSTDEAALDSFFSVPTLGPYDLRSTELGGEACQSESVNENCFDFPALPVTDLFGKSNKNKKGHRSYGKRILASRKLKYGDDKMHSFRINNNADLVEEANVSSSYGVSHSLNSEIERVHPTGPDSMSWSGKFQECETEIFSGLRISDAPDTPNMNARTPPRGGFSDERVSEWLWTLHQIVVDVVRTDSHLEFYEDRKNLARMSDILAVYAWIDPATGYCQGMSDLLSPFVVLFEDNADAFWCFEMLLRRMRENFQMEGPTGVMKQLQALWHIVELTDREMFSHLSSIGAESLHFAFRMLLVLFRRELSFNEVLCMWEMMWAADFDESIAFHLEENCPEILVIQIPKESEAESGEEIVENNNSDSKDDSPSKHGRGERTVSENNGMKLSLAHPFCGLTRNFWSKNNGMHSFNMVLSTRSTVDELPVFCVAAILVMNHQKIIKQTRSIDDLIKIFNDNMLKIRVKRCVQTAIKLRRKYLYKLIKGRNPAGQNGD encoded by the exons ATGCATTCCAGTATAGGAACTGGTTCCCTTGCCTATGTTGTTGGGTCCAAGGTCATGGACATGAGAACAAGTTCCAAAGATGACTGCCGAAGAGAAGCTGATTTCAAGAGCAGTCAAGCTTCTGATGTTAATACTGACAATTTATACAGTTACAGTGATTTTGATAATAATTGTATAGACACAGCACATGCACATCAAAGGGAAAGCTCTAGTGATTCTGGTGATCTTATAAGTGCAAGGGGAAGCACAGATGAGGCAGCAttggactcttttttttctgTGCCTACTTTGGGTCCATACGACCTCAGATCCACCGAACTTGGGGGTGAGGCATGTCAATCAGAATCTGTAAACGAGAATTGTTTTGATTTTCCTGCTTTACCTGTTACAGACTTATTTGGAAAGAGTAACAAAAATAAGAAAGGTCATAGGTCATATGGTAAGAGAATTCTAGCGAGCCGTAAATTGAAATATGGAGATGATAAGATGCACAGTTTCAGAATAAATAATAATGCAGATCTAGTCGAAGAAGCAAATGTTTCCTCATCATATGGCGTATCTCATTCCCTGAACTCTGAAATTGAGAGGGTTCATCCTACTGGGCCGGATTCAATGTCATGGTCTGGAAAATTCCAGGAATGTGAAACAGAGATTTTTAGCGGACTCAGAATATCTGACGCACCAGACACTCCAAATATGAATGCGAGAACACCTCCAAGAGGTGGTTTCAGTGATGAAAGAGTGTCGGAATGGCTCTGGACATTACATCAGATAG tTGTTGATGTAGTCAGAACAGATAGCCATCTTGAATTCTATGAGGATAGAAAAAATTTGGCTAGAATGTCAGATATCCTGGCTGTTTATGCGTGGATTGATCCGGCAACGGGATATTGCCAAG GAATGAGTGATCTCTTGTCTCCTTTTGTTGTCCTGTTTGAGGATAATGCTGATGCGTTCTGGTGCTTTGAGATGCTTCTACGGAGAATG CGTGAGAACTTTCAGATGGAAGGGCCAACTGGTGTCATGAAGCAGTTGCAAGCTCTATGGCATATTGTGGAACTTACAGATAGAGAAATGTTTTCTCATTTGTCAAGCATAGGTGCTGAAAGCCTTCATTTCGCCTTCCGGATGCTGTTGGTGCTCTTCCGCCGAGAATTATCTTTTAACGAGGTTCTTTGTATGTGGGAG ATGATGTGGGCTGCagattttgatgaatcaatTGCTTTTCATCTAGAGGAAAACTGCCCTGAAATATTGGTCATTCAGATTCCAAAGGAGTCTGAGGCAGAATCAGGAGAAGAAATTGTTGAGAATAACAATAGCGATTCAAAGGATGACTCGCCCTCTAAACATGGACGTGGAGAGCGTACCGTCTCAGAAAACAACGGGATGAAGCTTTCCTTAGCTCATCCATTTTGTGGCCTGACTAGGAATTTCTGGTCCAAAAATAATGGCATGCACAGTTTTAATATGGTCTTATCAACAAGGAGTACTGTTGATGAATTACCAGTTTTTTGTGTAGCAGCTATTCTTGTCATGAACCACCAGAAGATCATTAAACAAACTCGCTCAATTGATGATCTGATAAAG ATATTCAACGACAATATGTTAAAGATTCGGGTCAAGAGGTGTGTACAGACTGCCATCAAACTGCGGAGGAAGTACTTATACAAG CTGATTAAAGGTAGAAATCCAGCAGGCCAAAATGGTGACTGA
- the LOC132044353 gene encoding uncharacterized protein LOC132044353 isoform X2: MANHPSPLFFIFLHSCSFFTQMSKMLRPDRWQAIFDKDGKIHGFRKALKLIILGGVDPAIRPEVWEFLLGCYALGSSAEYRKQLRSARRERYRDLIKQCQAMHSSIGTGSLAYVVGSKVMDMRTSSKDDCRREADFKSSQASDVNTDNLYSYSDFDNNCIDTAHAHQRESSSDSGDLISARGSTDEAALDSFFSVPTLGPYDLRSTELGGEACQSESVNENCFDFPALPVTDLFGKSNKNKKGHRSYGKRILASRKLKYGDDKMHSFRINNNADLVEEANVSSSYGVSHSLNSEIERVHPTGPDSMSWSGKFQECETEIFSGLRISDAPDTPNMNARTPPRGGFSDERVSEWLWTLHQIVVDVVRTDSHLEFYEDRKNLARMSDILAVYAWIDPATGYCQGMSDLLSPFVVLFEDNADAFWCFEMLLRRMRENFQMEGPTGVMKQLQALWHIVELTDREMFSHLSSIGAESLHFAFRMLLVLFRRELSFNEVLCMWEMMWAADFDESIAFHLEENCPEILVIQIPKESEAESGEEIVENNNSDSKDDSPSKHGRGERTVSENNGMKLSLAHPFCGLTRNFWSKNNGMHSFNMVLSTRSTVDELPVFCVAAILVMNHQKIIKQTRSIDDLIKIFNDNMLKIRVKRCVQTAIKLRRKYLYKLIKGRNPAGQNGD; the protein is encoded by the exons ATGAGCAAAATGCTTAGGCCTGACAGGTGGCAGGCTATCTTTGATAAGGATGGGAAGATACATGGTTTTAGGAAAGCGCTGAAATTGATCATATTGGGG GGTGTGGATCCAGCCATAAGGCCAGAAGTTTGGGAATTTCTGTTGGGCTGTTATGCTTTGGGCAGCTCCGCGGAGTACCGAAAGCAGCTGAGGTCGGCTAGAAG GGAACGTTACAGAGACCTCATAAAGCAGTGCCAAGCAATGCATTCCAGTATAGGAACTGGTTCCCTTGCCTATGTTGTTGGGTCCAAGGTCATGGACATGAGAACAAGTTCCAAAGATGACTGCCGAAGAGAAGCTGATTTCAAGAGCAGTCAAGCTTCTGATGTTAATACTGACAATTTATACAGTTACAGTGATTTTGATAATAATTGTATAGACACAGCACATGCACATCAAAGGGAAAGCTCTAGTGATTCTGGTGATCTTATAAGTGCAAGGGGAAGCACAGATGAGGCAGCAttggactcttttttttctgTGCCTACTTTGGGTCCATACGACCTCAGATCCACCGAACTTGGGGGTGAGGCATGTCAATCAGAATCTGTAAACGAGAATTGTTTTGATTTTCCTGCTTTACCTGTTACAGACTTATTTGGAAAGAGTAACAAAAATAAGAAAGGTCATAGGTCATATGGTAAGAGAATTCTAGCGAGCCGTAAATTGAAATATGGAGATGATAAGATGCACAGTTTCAGAATAAATAATAATGCAGATCTAGTCGAAGAAGCAAATGTTTCCTCATCATATGGCGTATCTCATTCCCTGAACTCTGAAATTGAGAGGGTTCATCCTACTGGGCCGGATTCAATGTCATGGTCTGGAAAATTCCAGGAATGTGAAACAGAGATTTTTAGCGGACTCAGAATATCTGACGCACCAGACACTCCAAATATGAATGCGAGAACACCTCCAAGAGGTGGTTTCAGTGATGAAAGAGTGTCGGAATGGCTCTGGACATTACATCAGATAG tTGTTGATGTAGTCAGAACAGATAGCCATCTTGAATTCTATGAGGATAGAAAAAATTTGGCTAGAATGTCAGATATCCTGGCTGTTTATGCGTGGATTGATCCGGCAACGGGATATTGCCAAG GAATGAGTGATCTCTTGTCTCCTTTTGTTGTCCTGTTTGAGGATAATGCTGATGCGTTCTGGTGCTTTGAGATGCTTCTACGGAGAATG CGTGAGAACTTTCAGATGGAAGGGCCAACTGGTGTCATGAAGCAGTTGCAAGCTCTATGGCATATTGTGGAACTTACAGATAGAGAAATGTTTTCTCATTTGTCAAGCATAGGTGCTGAAAGCCTTCATTTCGCCTTCCGGATGCTGTTGGTGCTCTTCCGCCGAGAATTATCTTTTAACGAGGTTCTTTGTATGTGGGAG ATGATGTGGGCTGCagattttgatgaatcaatTGCTTTTCATCTAGAGGAAAACTGCCCTGAAATATTGGTCATTCAGATTCCAAAGGAGTCTGAGGCAGAATCAGGAGAAGAAATTGTTGAGAATAACAATAGCGATTCAAAGGATGACTCGCCCTCTAAACATGGACGTGGAGAGCGTACCGTCTCAGAAAACAACGGGATGAAGCTTTCCTTAGCTCATCCATTTTGTGGCCTGACTAGGAATTTCTGGTCCAAAAATAATGGCATGCACAGTTTTAATATGGTCTTATCAACAAGGAGTACTGTTGATGAATTACCAGTTTTTTGTGTAGCAGCTATTCTTGTCATGAACCACCAGAAGATCATTAAACAAACTCGCTCAATTGATGATCTGATAAAG ATATTCAACGACAATATGTTAAAGATTCGGGTCAAGAGGTGTGTACAGACTGCCATCAAACTGCGGAGGAAGTACTTATACAAG CTGATTAAAGGTAGAAATCCAGCAGGCCAAAATGGTGACTGA
- the LOC132044353 gene encoding uncharacterized protein LOC132044353 isoform X1: MSFDGAERPWKCGKGHGTVNLHKVSSIVRDIGEPCLHQSSIKMSKMLRPDRWQAIFDKDGKIHGFRKALKLIILGGVDPAIRPEVWEFLLGCYALGSSAEYRKQLRSARRERYRDLIKQCQAMHSSIGTGSLAYVVGSKVMDMRTSSKDDCRREADFKSSQASDVNTDNLYSYSDFDNNCIDTAHAHQRESSSDSGDLISARGSTDEAALDSFFSVPTLGPYDLRSTELGGEACQSESVNENCFDFPALPVTDLFGKSNKNKKGHRSYGKRILASRKLKYGDDKMHSFRINNNADLVEEANVSSSYGVSHSLNSEIERVHPTGPDSMSWSGKFQECETEIFSGLRISDAPDTPNMNARTPPRGGFSDERVSEWLWTLHQIVVDVVRTDSHLEFYEDRKNLARMSDILAVYAWIDPATGYCQGMSDLLSPFVVLFEDNADAFWCFEMLLRRMRENFQMEGPTGVMKQLQALWHIVELTDREMFSHLSSIGAESLHFAFRMLLVLFRRELSFNEVLCMWEMMWAADFDESIAFHLEENCPEILVIQIPKESEAESGEEIVENNNSDSKDDSPSKHGRGERTVSENNGMKLSLAHPFCGLTRNFWSKNNGMHSFNMVLSTRSTVDELPVFCVAAILVMNHQKIIKQTRSIDDLIKIFNDNMLKIRVKRCVQTAIKLRRKYLYKLIKGRNPAGQNGD; the protein is encoded by the exons ATGTCGTTTGACGGAGCTGAAAGGCCATGGAAATGTGGAAAAGGCCATGGTACTGTCAATTTACACAAAGTCAGTTCCATTGTTCGTGACATTGGAGAACCTTGTCTTCATCAATCATCAATAAAG ATGAGCAAAATGCTTAGGCCTGACAGGTGGCAGGCTATCTTTGATAAGGATGGGAAGATACATGGTTTTAGGAAAGCGCTGAAATTGATCATATTGGGG GGTGTGGATCCAGCCATAAGGCCAGAAGTTTGGGAATTTCTGTTGGGCTGTTATGCTTTGGGCAGCTCCGCGGAGTACCGAAAGCAGCTGAGGTCGGCTAGAAG GGAACGTTACAGAGACCTCATAAAGCAGTGCCAAGCAATGCATTCCAGTATAGGAACTGGTTCCCTTGCCTATGTTGTTGGGTCCAAGGTCATGGACATGAGAACAAGTTCCAAAGATGACTGCCGAAGAGAAGCTGATTTCAAGAGCAGTCAAGCTTCTGATGTTAATACTGACAATTTATACAGTTACAGTGATTTTGATAATAATTGTATAGACACAGCACATGCACATCAAAGGGAAAGCTCTAGTGATTCTGGTGATCTTATAAGTGCAAGGGGAAGCACAGATGAGGCAGCAttggactcttttttttctgTGCCTACTTTGGGTCCATACGACCTCAGATCCACCGAACTTGGGGGTGAGGCATGTCAATCAGAATCTGTAAACGAGAATTGTTTTGATTTTCCTGCTTTACCTGTTACAGACTTATTTGGAAAGAGTAACAAAAATAAGAAAGGTCATAGGTCATATGGTAAGAGAATTCTAGCGAGCCGTAAATTGAAATATGGAGATGATAAGATGCACAGTTTCAGAATAAATAATAATGCAGATCTAGTCGAAGAAGCAAATGTTTCCTCATCATATGGCGTATCTCATTCCCTGAACTCTGAAATTGAGAGGGTTCATCCTACTGGGCCGGATTCAATGTCATGGTCTGGAAAATTCCAGGAATGTGAAACAGAGATTTTTAGCGGACTCAGAATATCTGACGCACCAGACACTCCAAATATGAATGCGAGAACACCTCCAAGAGGTGGTTTCAGTGATGAAAGAGTGTCGGAATGGCTCTGGACATTACATCAGATAG tTGTTGATGTAGTCAGAACAGATAGCCATCTTGAATTCTATGAGGATAGAAAAAATTTGGCTAGAATGTCAGATATCCTGGCTGTTTATGCGTGGATTGATCCGGCAACGGGATATTGCCAAG GAATGAGTGATCTCTTGTCTCCTTTTGTTGTCCTGTTTGAGGATAATGCTGATGCGTTCTGGTGCTTTGAGATGCTTCTACGGAGAATG CGTGAGAACTTTCAGATGGAAGGGCCAACTGGTGTCATGAAGCAGTTGCAAGCTCTATGGCATATTGTGGAACTTACAGATAGAGAAATGTTTTCTCATTTGTCAAGCATAGGTGCTGAAAGCCTTCATTTCGCCTTCCGGATGCTGTTGGTGCTCTTCCGCCGAGAATTATCTTTTAACGAGGTTCTTTGTATGTGGGAG ATGATGTGGGCTGCagattttgatgaatcaatTGCTTTTCATCTAGAGGAAAACTGCCCTGAAATATTGGTCATTCAGATTCCAAAGGAGTCTGAGGCAGAATCAGGAGAAGAAATTGTTGAGAATAACAATAGCGATTCAAAGGATGACTCGCCCTCTAAACATGGACGTGGAGAGCGTACCGTCTCAGAAAACAACGGGATGAAGCTTTCCTTAGCTCATCCATTTTGTGGCCTGACTAGGAATTTCTGGTCCAAAAATAATGGCATGCACAGTTTTAATATGGTCTTATCAACAAGGAGTACTGTTGATGAATTACCAGTTTTTTGTGTAGCAGCTATTCTTGTCATGAACCACCAGAAGATCATTAAACAAACTCGCTCAATTGATGATCTGATAAAG ATATTCAACGACAATATGTTAAAGATTCGGGTCAAGAGGTGTGTACAGACTGCCATCAAACTGCGGAGGAAGTACTTATACAAG CTGATTAAAGGTAGAAATCCAGCAGGCCAAAATGGTGACTGA